A genomic region of Colletotrichum destructivum chromosome 5, complete sequence contains the following coding sequences:
- a CDS encoding Putative major facilitator superfamily, MFS transporter superfamily gives MSRTGSSTGDRPASADLSGSIYLITSDGQTLKLPMPSTSPYDPLTWSLTKRLLAMGVLVLYSIVSMMETQAATLMYRSFAAEFNGNQVDKFPLNILVSTPSTLSLGLGAFLWIPLSVAVGRRPVFLLASCCLTLATVLAANASGFYQLLGALSLQGFSAGLSLSASILIVIDLTFIDERPNALGMFWSIGLGGALLSLPSVTPLSSPGWRGFYAAWVGPCLAVFVCAFFFLPETYFVRPAVAFDGRILVQGGSEKVRMYDDWEQIPGNKVYDDSASGSTSTSTSTSAATAAATTTTTTTTATGQAVSVVPETLWQGMVRRWGVRKSGAGFREMWTCYVQTILCACNPLVFWVAILNALNFGAMLFIGETYAVVMSQPPYNLPERVISMVNPVSAIGSLLAWPVSTILTSRVARRLTLRNGGIRDAEHYLIAFLPPVLAGAGSVFLYGLTVHYKWSFIWIFVSYLINAFSAASYGIASTLWVTEAFPRWAAPAMIIVGGAGYMLSFATSYAVTPWLDSQGYLGANFELGAILLIVGGVAVPLAFWGKSLRQYIDGKWGVSEAGALRPQQTGEQHFH, from the exons ATGAGTCGCaccggcagcagcaccggcgaccgtcccgcctcggccgaccTCTCCGGCAGCATCTACCTCATCACGTCCGACGGCCAGACGCTCAAGCTGCCCATGCCCAGCACGTCGCCATATGATCCTCTGACCTGGAGCTTGACGAagcgcctcctcgccatgGGCGTCCTCGTGCTGTACTCCATCGTCTCCATGATGGAGACGCAGGCCGCCACCCTGATGTATCGCTCCTTTGCTGCCGAGTTCAACGGCAAC CAAGTCGACAAGTTCCCACTCAACATCCTcgtctcgacgccgagcacgctttctctcggcctcggcgccttTCTCTGGATCCCCCTCTCGGTGGCTGTCGGAAGACGCCCCGTCTTCCTGCTCGCTTCTTGCTGCTTGACCCTCGCCACCGTACTAGCGGCGAATGCTTCGGGCTTCTACCAACTCCTCGGAGCGTTGAGCTTGCAAGGGTTCTCGGCGGGACTGAGCCTGAGTGCT TCGATACTCATCGTCATTGACCTCACCTTCATCGATGAGCGTCCCAACGCCCTCGGCATGTTCTGGagcatcggcctcggcggcgccctcttGTCCCTTCCGAGCGTCACGCCTCTCTCAAGCCCAGGATGGAGAGGCTTCTACGCGGCCTGGGTCGGCCCCtgcctcgccgtcttcgtgtgcgccttcttcttcctccccgaGACGTATTTCGTCCGGCCGGCCGTTGCGTTCGATGGCCGCATTCTCGTGCAGGGCGGCTCGGAAAAGGTCCGGATGTACGACGACTGGGAACAGATACCCGGCAATAAGGTCTACGACGACTCCGCCTCTGGCTCTACCTCTACCTCTACCTCTACCtccgctgccaccgccgctgccaccaccaccaccaccaccaccaccgccactgGTCAAGCCGTGTCCGTAGTCCCCGAGACGCTGTGGCAGGGTATGGTCCGACGGTGGGGTGTCCGAAAGAGCGGCGCGGGCTTCCGGGAGATGTGGACGTGCTACGTCCAGACGATACTCTGCGCCTGCAACCCGCTCGTCTTCTGGGTCGCCATCCTCAACGCCCTCAACTTCGGCGCCATGctcttcatcggcgagacGTACGCCGTCGTCATGTCCCAGCCGCCCTACAACCTCCCCGAGCGCGTCATCTCCATGGTCAAccccgtctcggccatcggCTCCCTGCTCGCCTGGCCCGTCTCGACCATCCTGACGTCCCGCGTAGCCCGCCGCCTGACGCtccgcaacggcggcatccgGGACGCCGAGCACTACCTCATCGCCTTCCTGCCGCcggtcctcgccggcgccggcagcgtcTTCCTGTACGGGCTGACGGTGCATTACAAGTGGAGCTTTATCTGGATCTTTGTGTCTTATCTCATCAACGCcttcagcgccgcctcgtaCGGCATCGCCTCGACGCTCTGGGTCACCGAGGCGTTCCCTCGCTGGGCGGCGCCCGCCATGATCATCGTCGGGGGCGCCGGCTACATGTTGAGCTTCGCGACGAGCTACGCCGTCACGCCGTGGCTCGATTCGCAGGGCTACCTGGGCGCCAACTTCGAGCTGGGCGCCATTCTGTTGATCGTCGGAGGCGTTGCTGTGCCGCTCGCGTTCTGGGGGAAGAGTCTGCGGCAGTATATCGACGGAAAATGGGGTGTGTCTGAGGCCGGAGCGTTGCGGCCGCAGCAGACTGGTGAACAGCATTTCCACTGA
- a CDS encoding Putative metallo-beta-lactamase, ribonuclease Z/Hydroxyacylglutathione hydrolase encodes MSTFNGLVAEFPDIRIDFFRSHAGRRPPLACFLSHIHSDHLAGLETLRSPFVYCSAATREMLLRLERYPCRLNYARGILEARVQTYKHLKNLLKPLPLETPTTLELAPGSHIQVTLFDANHCPGAVMFLIEDLHRAILYTGDVRSEPWFVNSIARNPAVIEYTSGIRTLDKIYLDTSFLKDVPFQTKAEGIAELLRKVASYPNDTVFHIQAWTYGYEQVWIALSKALRSRIHVDDYKMRIFSALTVKTSNDRFGSSVHLCPEAPALAGYVCGNTPHPGCLTRDEHVRLHSCERGNFCSVVRNASVVSIQPVVAHLGGGADIAEVGVGGGGDDLERDAELDPLSVEEMKAALKLIHETTGISVDAKSRLLEFLETGAQTGRNVSLDLDMAAFGEKNEAAILDAFQAIGQSKRNLNEETASSASDPADRLPKVITFPYSRHSSYPELCDLVRAFRPKDVWPCTVNTAEWLRNGTSIRSLFGCYCSGDRFAHDIEMGEIAHDGAGVLERTESQDIDSSQSSALEAESTTLPPLQSHQVIEIGTAGVGIGTTIRKTNGESAVPQNLLEEPRRVGCLGGEVQDTRDSSVSHIFTKHVHPSAVASRTRTDAYTNMERNVLGGEWTPIGLLSTVDHHTAPDKDLGIV; translated from the exons ATGTCGACATTCAACGGACTTGTCGCAGAGTTTCCTGACATACGAA TCGACTTCTTTCGGAGCCAtgctggccgtcgtccacCACTCGCGTGCTTCCTAAGCCACATCCATAGCGACCACCTGGCCGGGCTCGAGACGCTGCGCTCCCCCTTTGTCTACTGCTCTGCAGCCACGCGGGAGATGCTGCTCCGTCTCGAGCGCTACCCTTGTCGCCTCAACTATGCCAGAGGCATCCTCGAGGCGCGCGTGCAGACGTACAAGCATCTCAAGAACCTGCTCAAACCGCTGCCCCTGGAAACCCCCACCACCTTGGAGCTTGCGCCCGGCAGCCACATCCAGGTCACTCTGTTCGACGCGAACCACTgccccggcgccgtcatgTTCCTCATTGAGGACTTGCATCGCGCCATTCTCTACACAGGCGACGTCCGGAGCGAACCCTGGTTCGTCAACTCCATCGCGAGAAACCCGGCTGTCATCGAGTACACCTCGGGCATCAGGACTCTCGATAAGATCTATCTCGACACCTCTTTTTTAAAGGACGTACCGTTCCAGACCAAGGCTGAGGGGATTGCAGAGCTGCTCCGGAAGGTGGCTTCATACCCCAATGACACCGTCTTCCACATCCAAGCCTGGACCTACGGGTACGAGCAGGTGTGGATCGCCTTGTCCAAGGCTCTAAGGTCCCGGATCCACGTCGACGATTACAAGATGCGCATATTCTCCGCCTTGACCGTCAAGACATCCAATGACCGCTTCGGTTCGTCCGTTCATCTGTGTCCCGAGGCCCCTGCTCTGGCCGGCTATGTCTGTGGAAACACCCCTCACCCAGGGTGTCTTACCAGAGACGAGCACGTTCGCCTGCACAGTTGCGAAAGGGGCAACTTCTGCAGTGTTGTCCGCAATGCTAGCGTCGTATCCATACAACCAGTGGTGGCGCATctcggaggcggcgcagatATCGCTgaagtcggcgtcggcgggggcggggatGACCTGGAACGCGATGCGGAACTCGACCCCCTGTCGGTGGAAGAAATGAAGGCGGCGCTGAAGCTGATCCACGAGACGACGGGCATCTCGGTGGATGCAAAGTCCAGGCTTCTTGAGTTCCTGGAGACCGGTGCCCAAACCGGCCGAAACGTGTCGTTGGACCTGGACATGGCGGCCTTTGGGGAGAAGAACGAGGCGGCAATCCTGGATGCCTTTCAGGCGATCGGCCAGAGTAAAAGGAACTTGAACGAGGAAACGGCCAGttctgcgagcgatccggCTGATCGGTTGCCGAAAGTCATCACGTTCCCGTACTCTCGGCATTCGTCGTATCCAGAACTATGTGACTTGGTTCGGGCGTTTCGCCCGAAGGATGTCTGGCCCTGCACTGTGAATACTGCCGAGTGGCTCAGGAATGGCACTTCCATCCGGTCTCTTTTTGGATGCTACTGTTCCGGAGACAGGTTCGCTCACGATATTGAGATGGGGGAAATAGCCCATGATGGTGCAGGGGTTCTCGAGCGGACGGAGTCCCAAGACATTGACAGCAGTCAGTCGTCCGCACTTGAAGCCGAATCTACAACGCTGCCCCCCTTACAGAGTCATCAAGTCATTGAGATTGGCACAGCCGGTGTCGGGATCGGTACGACGATCAGAAAGACCAACGGAGAGTCCGCTGTACCTCAAAACCTCCTAGAAGAACCACGGAGAGTTGGCTGTCTTGGTGGTGAAGTCCAGGACACGCGGGACTCGTCTGTATCTCACATCTTCACGAAGCACGTCCACCCATCTGCAGTTGCTTCACGTACGCGAACCGATGCCTATACAAACATGGAAAGAAACGTCCTCGGGGGCGAATGGACGCCGATCGGCTTGCTCTCTACGGTCGATCACCATACGGCACCGGACAAGGACCTGGGGATAGTCTGA
- a CDS encoding Putative major facilitator superfamily, MFS transporter superfamily, whose translation MSVNHTPTCPRSPTEPDEPYSIFDIRQKRIIIFIVSAAATCTFGCCPSFSRDTLLTFQTVSGFASNIYFPALPTIADDLNVSVELVNLTVTTYLVFQALAPSLWGPVSDVKGRRVAYCFTFAVFLGACFGLAEARNYATLITLRCLQSAGSASTIAIGSGVIGDITTREERGGYMGVFQAGLLVPVAVGPVIGGALAGTLGWRSIFWFLAIYCGVFLVFLVFLLPETLRSTVANGARVPPSRFAKHPLSLYQRTTKVKWISRDISLPPPKKVDVTGPIRILFDKRAAPIMLFLAVYYAVWQMSITAMSSLFKSRYDLSDTHIGLTFIANGVGSMIGTLVTGRLLDIDYRRVKARHDAANETGDAAVNSLTAPELPIERARLRLIPLFSLLQCLSIVVFGWTIHFPRHVPIAVPIASTFVTGWTAVSTQSLVMTYLIDVFPDRSAAASASLNLARCLLAAGGTSFVMPMVNAIGVGWAFTVCVAAQVVALLGAVAQWKYAGKWRREMQSG comes from the coding sequence ATGAGCGTCAACCACACACCAACATGCCCCCGGTCCCCAACCGAGCCCGATGAGCCGTACAGCATTTTCGATATCCGCCAGAAACGCATCATCATATTCATCGTCTCGGCAGCAGCTACTTGTACGTTTGGCTGCTGCCCATCATTCTCCAGAGATACTCTGCTGACCTTCCAAACAGTCTCCGGCTTCGCCTCCAACATCTACTTCCCAGCACTCcccaccatcgccgacgacctcaacGTCTCTGTCGAGCTGGTCAACCTGACAGTCACCACGTACCTCGTCTTCCAAGCCCTGGCGCCAAGCCTCTGGGGCCCCGTCTCCGACGTCAAGGGCCGCCGTGTCGCCTACTGCTTCACcttcgccgtcttcctcggcgcatgcttcggcctcgccgaggcgcGAAACTACGCCACGCTCATCACCCTGCGATGTCTCCAAAGTGCCGGGAGCGCAAGCACGATCGCCATCGGCTcgggcgtcatcggcgacaTCACAACCCGCGAAGAGCGGGGTGGGTATATGGGAGTCTTCCAGGCCGGCTTGCTCGTACCTGTGGCCGTCGGCCCGGTCATCGGGGGCGCGCTGGCCGGGACCCTTGGATGGCGGAGTATTTTTTGGTTCCTCGCCATCTACTGCGGCGTGTTTCTCGTGTTCCTCGTGTTCTTGCTCCCCGAGACGCTCAGGTCCACCGTCGCCAACGGCGCGAGGGTTCCTCCAAGCCGGTTTGCGAAACACCCCCTGTCCTTATATCAGAGAACCACCAAGGTCAAGTGGATATCCAGAGACATATCTCTACCACCGCCAAAGAAAGTCGACGTAACGGGACCGATACGCATTCTCTTCGACAAACGCGCAGCCCCTATCATGCTCTTCCTCGCGGTATACTACGCTGTATGGCAGATGAGCATCACCGCCATGTCGAGCCTCTTCAAGTCGCGGTACGACCTCTCCGACACCCACATTGGCTTGACCTTCATCGCAAACGGCGTGGGCTCCATGATCGGCACCCTTGTCACAGGAAGATTACTCGACATCGACTACCGCAGAGTAAAAGCAAGGCACGATGCAGCCAACGAGACAGGTGACGCTGCTGTCAACTCCCTCACAGCCCCGGAACTCCCCATCGAGAgggcccgcctccgcctcatCCCCTTATTCTCCCTTCTGCAATGCCTCTCTATCGTCGTGTTCGGCTGGACGATCCACTTCCCTCGCCACGTGCCCATTGCCGTGCCCATCGCATCGACCTTTGTCACCGGCTGGACCGCCGTCTCGACGCAGTCTCTCGTCATGACGTACCTTATCGACGTGTTCCCCGACCgcagcgccgccgcaagCGCCAGCCTCAACCTCGCACGATGCCTGCTAGCAGCGGGTGGCACGAGCTTCGTGATGCCGATGGTGAACGCTATCGGAGTCGGCTGGGCGTTTACCGTCTGTGTTGCTGCGCAGGTGGTGGCCCTGTTAGGCGCGGTTGCGCAGTGGAAGTATGCAGGGAAATGGAGGCGCGAGATGCAGAGTGGATGA
- a CDS encoding Putative galactose oxidase/kelch, beta-propeller, kelch-type beta propeller, which yields MALKKLVSVSVLSSLLTLSSSHPYQPHPRWENLTNIPIVARQEHTGVILPPDNLVIFGGIIPNASAVPIPFTTVNIVQSYSVGSKSWRTLAPLPRAMNHVNVAVVDGKIYALGGLDDGGPEQMVLNAVGDSWVYDPAGDAWTPLPPVPDVPRGMAALGVHDGKIFLAGGFTALGMRGQGPHASVSDVSVFDTKTSKWLPDLLPANARHLPAPRDHAGYVVVDGKLYVVGGFDNGTPGRSNTVFILDLTDLNKGWKTSAAQMPTARGGFAWGLLGSKLYTFGGEGNPEVQSGTFNETEVYDLATDSWAKLEPMPVPRHSVPGFAFDGKVYIPGGGLLGGAAPTSHFDVYSP from the coding sequence ATGGCACTCAAGAAACTCGTTTCCGTTTCcgtcctctcctctctcctcacactctcctcctcccatccCTATCAGCCGCATCCCCGGTGGGAAAATCTCACCAACATTCCCATCGTCGCTCGCCAGGAGCACACGGGCGTCATCCTCCCGCCCGACaacctcgtcatcttcggGGGCATCATCCCCAACGCCAGCGCGGTACCGATTCCGTTCACCACGGTCAACATTGTGCAGTCCTACTCCGTCGGCTCCAAATCGTGGCGCACCCTCGCCCCGCTCCCGCGGGCCATGAACCACGTCAacgtggccgtcgtcgacggtaAGATCTATGCCttgggcggcctcgacgacggcgggccAGAGCAGATGGTCCTCAACGCCGTTGGCGACTCGTGGGTCTACGACCCCGCCGGGGACGCCTggacgccgttgccgcccGTGCCGGATGTGCCGAGAGGCATGGCCGCCCTGGGCGTCCACGACGGCAAAATCTTCCTCGCGGGCGGGTTCACAGCCCTGGGAATGCGGGGCCAGGGGCCGCATGCCTCCGTCTCGGACGTCTCCGTCTTCGACACCAAGACGAGCAAGTGGCTGCCGGACCTGCTTCCCGCCAACGCCAGACATCTTCCGGCACCGCGCGATCATGCCGGCTACGTGGTCGTGGACGGCAAGCTgtacgtcgtcggcggcttcgacaaCGGTACGCCGGGCCGGTCGAACACGGTCTTCATCCTCGACCTGACGGACCTCAACAAGGGGTGGAAGACGAGCGCGGCGCAGATGCCAACGGCGCGGGGCGGCTTCGCTTGGGGGCTTTTGGGCAGCAAGTTGTACACCTTTGGCGGAGAGGGAAACCCAGAGGTCCAGAGCGGTACATTCAACGAAACCGAGGTGTATGACCTTGCGACGGACAGCTGGGCGAAGCTGGAGCCGATGCCGGTTCCGAGACATAGTGTCCCTGGGTTCGCTTTTGATGGCAAGGTGTACATTCCGGGAGGCGGGCTACTTGGCGGGGCAGCTCCGACAAGCCACTTTGACGTCTACTCTCCTTGA